Proteins from a genomic interval of Clostridium cochlearium:
- a CDS encoding rubrerythrin family protein — MSVKNAMTADFLRSAYGGESMAHMRYLVWGESAKKDGFPNIGRLFEAVAYAERVHASNHFTVLKEQVGDFTVPAGAVFGKTNIVENLQGAINGELHEIEQMYPVYLETAKFQEEKDAQRSFHYAVEAEKQHAELFKKAQDLAKENKDMEDNKFYVCPVCGFTIEVESLDQVPDKCPVCGVPKDKFKEF, encoded by the coding sequence ATGTCAGTAAAAAATGCAATGACAGCAGATTTTTTAAGATCAGCATATGGTGGAGAAAGTATGGCACATATGAGATATTTAGTTTGGGGAGAAAGCGCTAAAAAAGATGGTTTTCCAAATATAGGAAGACTATTTGAAGCAGTAGCTTATGCAGAAAGAGTTCATGCATCCAACCACTTTACAGTACTTAAGGAGCAAGTTGGAGACTTTACAGTGCCAGCAGGAGCAGTATTTGGTAAGACAAACATAGTAGAAAACTTACAAGGAGCTATTAACGGGGAATTACATGAAATAGAACAAATGTATCCTGTATATTTAGAAACTGCAAAATTCCAAGAGGAAAAAGATGCACAAAGATCCTTTCACTATGCAGTAGAAGCAGAAAAACAACATGCTGAATTATTTAAAAAGGCTCAAGATTTAGCAAAAGAAAACAAAGATATGGAAGATAATAAATTTTATGTGTGTCCTGTATGTGGTTTTACTATAGAGGTAGAATCATTAGATCAAGTACCAGATAAATGTCCTGTATGTGGAGTACCAAAGGATAAGTTTAAAGAATTTTAA
- a CDS encoding 3D domain-containing protein — translation MISNLKDFFKRNNSKKSTAQILVLLSVIVITTFVALSRKTVTLAIDGEEKKFTTYQSNVQSFLDKENIKLNPKDKIDKDMDSKLSNKDVINIRRAVNVKINVDNKELAIKSAEKDVASMLKAEKIVLGSDDKVLPTKNTALTDGMKVDITRVEKKTITLSAPVNFNTVVKNDTSMLKSQKKVLQEGEKGEKQITTNVVYENGKETSRKVIKEIITKKPKDKIIAQGTLSPTPVSRGTSNSFANSGVLRVKATAYWAVNGVNNTYTYSGRKAVRNPNGYSTIAVDPRVIPLGTKLYVEGYGYAIAADTGTSVKGNFIDVYFDTYKEACNWGLKYVNVYIQN, via the coding sequence ATGATTTCTAATTTAAAAGATTTTTTCAAGAGAAATAATAGCAAAAAATCCACAGCTCAAATTCTTGTGTTACTATCTGTAATTGTTATAACTACTTTTGTTGCTCTATCTAGAAAAACTGTAACTTTAGCAATAGATGGAGAGGAAAAGAAATTTACAACTTATCAAAGTAATGTCCAAAGTTTCTTAGATAAAGAAAATATTAAATTAAATCCAAAGGACAAAATTGATAAAGATATGGATAGTAAACTATCTAATAAAGATGTTATAAATATTAGAAGAGCTGTAAATGTAAAAATTAATGTAGACAACAAGGAACTAGCTATAAAATCTGCAGAAAAAGATGTTGCATCGATGTTAAAGGCAGAAAAAATAGTTTTAGGCTCTGATGATAAAGTTTTACCAACAAAAAATACAGCCCTAACTGATGGTATGAAAGTAGATATAACTAGGGTTGAAAAAAAGACCATTACTCTGTCCGCTCCTGTTAATTTTAACACTGTAGTTAAAAATGATACTAGTATGTTAAAATCTCAAAAAAAGGTTTTGCAAGAAGGAGAAAAGGGAGAAAAACAAATTACTACAAATGTAGTTTATGAGAATGGCAAGGAAACTTCAAGGAAAGTAATAAAAGAAATCATTACTAAAAAACCCAAGGATAAAATTATAGCCCAAGGCACTCTATCTCCTACCCCTGTTTCTAGAGGAACTAGTAATTCCTTTGCAAACTCAGGTGTACTTAGAGTAAAAGCTACTGCTTATTGGGCAGTTAATGGAGTAAATAATACCTATACTTACTCTGGCAGAAAGGCTGTAAGAAATCCAAATGGTTACAGTACTATAGCAGTTGATCCAAGAGTTATTCCGCTAGGAACAAAGCTCTATGTTGAAGGTTATGGATACGCAATAGCTGCTGATACTGGTACTTCAGTTAAAGGAAACTTTATTGATGTTTACTTTGACACCTATAAAGAAGCCTGTAACTGGGGATTAAAATATGTAAATGTGTACATTCAAAACTAA
- a CDS encoding polysaccharide deacetylase family protein codes for MKKIYKIIFPILIIVFVLPGFLNQSHSKSEKESSIPIFMYHSISENEKGLFKVPEDNFYKQMKYLKDNGYNTLSLDELYDHLTNNIPFLDKSVVITFDDGYSDNYKNAYPILKEFGLRATIFTITDYIEGSSYFMNSDQLKEVALNGIDIESHTTNHSKLDKLSKEDRARNLRESKNTIEKLLDKEVKYIAYPFGKYNKEVIEDLKEEGYKMAFTTKRGIANSNNGLYELKRVFISGYTNIKKFKRKIEN; via the coding sequence TTGAAAAAAATATATAAAATTATATTTCCTATATTAATAATTGTCTTTGTCTTACCGGGGTTTTTAAACCAATCTCATTCAAAAAGTGAAAAAGAATCTTCTATTCCAATATTTATGTATCATTCTATATCAGAAAATGAAAAAGGATTATTTAAAGTACCAGAGGATAATTTTTATAAACAAATGAAATATCTTAAAGATAATGGCTATAATACATTATCTTTGGACGAGCTGTATGATCATTTAACAAATAATATACCTTTTTTAGATAAATCTGTAGTCATAACTTTTGATGATGGGTATAGTGATAATTACAAAAATGCTTACCCTATATTAAAAGAATTTGGACTTAGAGCGACTATTTTTACTATAACAGATTATATAGAAGGAAGTTCTTATTTTATGAACTCAGATCAGTTAAAAGAGGTAGCCTTAAATGGAATAGATATAGAAAGTCATACTACTAATCATTCAAAATTAGATAAGCTATCAAAAGAAGATAGAGCAAGAAATTTACGGGAATCTAAAAATACCATTGAAAAACTACTAGATAAGGAGGTTAAATATATAGCGTATCCTTTTGGAAAATATAATAAAGAAGTAATAGAAGATTTGAAAGAAGAAGGATATAAAATGGCATTTACCACTAAAAGAGGTATTGCAAATAGCAACAATGGATTGTATGAATTAAAAAGGGTTTTTATAAGCGGATATACAAATATAAAAAAATTTAAAAGAAAAATAGAAAACTAA
- a CDS encoding putative bifunctional diguanylate cyclase/phosphodiesterase produces the protein MNEAKKIKYQLTILIIFFLIYNIAIIYENNYWGNILSPVIAFLTSYFLIIISKKIDIYKNNWMLLALSCLSWGICDLLWGIYDLIFKINPENIDLFMYIYIIPNLFIISTVILYFIKNIKKLEYVQLIVDTTTTLILMLSFFWILILGEQFEFILSNIYELTTFLYIATDFISLSIIYIMFISIRSKKKSVTNILIVLGIIVYTISELLYVHQKLMGVYIPNSILDGLFMLTFILFAIAGAYKLLYEKQYIEESFNLPDNIDNNKKGRLILLIPLIMLFMLHKLDIQWIIFFTGIILIHKVLSSYVKISTYNKYMLDKEIEINDLLEKKIEERTKELIKANDRLKVLSQQDVLTNLYNRRYFMKKIDEMILTKKTDETIVVFYMDLNGFKIINDSYGHDMGDKVLLEVSNRLESFIPDDAILARLGGDEFIIARKGVWDLIEIQDFVEEMASLYEKPIIIEPYKFKVSFSVGIAMCAEDNLDRNTLIKNADVAMYYAKEDLNKMYVFYDKNLSRKVERKNKLELLLKNAVFDEEFEIHYQPQFNSNTKEIIGVEALIRWNSPLEGIISPVEFIPIAETCGIIVDIGYWVMKNAIKQVSYWNKYNNMNLRVAINVSPKQINSLDFIKNLKTIIQHNEIDPKLIDIEITENIELTQEGVIKEVLEELACIGVKISIDDFGTGYSSLSYIKRFHIDRLKIAKELVDNISSDSVNLKVVKAIIMIAKTMNIKTIAEGVEDEFQLQKLIELGCDEIQGYIWDKPLKIKEFEKKYLSKTGRVIDFL, from the coding sequence ATGAATGAAGCAAAGAAAATAAAATATCAATTAACAATATTAATTATATTTTTCCTAATTTATAATATAGCCATTATATACGAAAATAATTACTGGGGAAATATACTTTCTCCAGTAATAGCTTTTTTAACATCTTATTTTCTTATTATAATATCTAAAAAAATTGATATCTATAAGAATAATTGGATGTTATTAGCACTATCTTGTTTGAGTTGGGGTATATGTGATTTGTTATGGGGAATCTATGATTTGATATTTAAAATTAATCCAGAAAATATAGATTTATTTATGTATATATACATAATACCTAATTTGTTTATTATATCTACTGTAATATTATATTTTATAAAAAATATAAAAAAATTAGAGTATGTACAACTTATTGTAGATACAACCACCACGCTAATATTAATGTTAAGTTTTTTTTGGATATTGATTTTAGGAGAACAATTTGAATTTATATTGAGCAATATATATGAGTTAACAACCTTTTTATACATAGCTACGGACTTTATTTCATTGAGTATTATTTATATAATGTTTATTTCTATAAGAAGCAAAAAAAAATCTGTAACAAATATCTTAATAGTTTTAGGAATAATTGTATATACAATATCAGAGTTACTATATGTGCATCAAAAATTAATGGGTGTTTATATTCCTAATTCCATTTTAGATGGACTATTTATGCTTACATTTATTTTATTTGCTATAGCAGGTGCTTATAAATTATTATATGAAAAACAATATATAGAAGAAAGTTTTAATTTACCAGACAATATAGATAATAATAAAAAAGGTAGACTAATATTATTAATTCCATTAATAATGTTGTTTATGTTACATAAGTTAGATATTCAATGGATAATTTTTTTTACAGGTATAATTTTAATACATAAAGTTTTAAGTTCTTATGTGAAAATTTCAACTTATAATAAATATATGCTTGATAAAGAAATAGAAATAAATGATTTACTTGAAAAAAAGATTGAAGAAAGAACAAAGGAATTAATAAAGGCAAATGATAGGCTTAAAGTATTATCTCAGCAGGATGTACTTACTAATTTATATAATAGAAGATATTTTATGAAAAAAATAGACGAGATGATTTTAACCAAAAAAACAGATGAAACAATAGTTGTTTTTTATATGGATTTAAATGGTTTTAAGATTATTAATGATTCCTATGGACATGATATGGGAGATAAGGTTTTATTAGAAGTTTCAAATAGATTGGAATCTTTTATACCCGATGATGCTATTTTAGCTCGTTTAGGTGGAGATGAATTTATAATTGCGAGAAAAGGAGTTTGGGATTTAATTGAAATACAAGATTTTGTAGAAGAAATGGCTAGTTTATATGAGAAACCTATTATTATTGAACCTTATAAATTTAAGGTATCTTTTAGTGTAGGTATTGCTATGTGTGCAGAAGATAATTTAGACAGGAACACTTTAATAAAAAATGCAGATGTTGCCATGTATTATGCAAAAGAAGATCTAAATAAGATGTATGTATTTTATGATAAGAATTTAAGTAGAAAAGTAGAAAGAAAGAATAAACTAGAATTACTTCTGAAAAATGCGGTGTTTGATGAAGAATTTGAAATACATTATCAACCACAGTTTAATAGCAATACAAAAGAAATTATTGGAGTAGAAGCATTAATAAGATGGAATAGTCCTTTGGAGGGGATTATTTCACCAGTGGAGTTTATACCTATTGCAGAAACATGTGGAATAATTGTTGACATAGGATACTGGGTTATGAAAAATGCAATTAAGCAAGTATCTTATTGGAATAAATATAATAATATGAATTTAAGAGTAGCTATTAATGTATCTCCCAAACAAATTAACAGTTTAGATTTTATTAAAAATTTAAAAACAATTATACAGCATAATGAAATAGATCCTAAATTAATAGATATAGAAATTACTGAAAATATAGAATTAACTCAAGAAGGTGTAATAAAAGAAGTTTTAGAAGAATTAGCTTGTATAGGTGTTAAGATATCTATTGATGATTTTGGAACAGGTTATTCATCATTGAGTTATATTAAAAGATTTCATATTGACAGGTTAAAAATAGCCAAAGAGTTAGTAGATAATATATCTTCAGATTCAGTTAACTTGAAAGTGGTTAAGGCAATTATTATGATAGCTAAAACAATGAATATTAAAACTATAGCAGAAGGGGTTGAAGATGAATTTCAACTTCAAAAATTAATTGAACTAGGTTGTGATGAAATCCAGGGATACATATGGGACAAGCCTTTAAAAATAAAAGAGTTTGAGAAAAAGTATTTGAGTAAAACAGGGAGGGTTATTGATTTTTTATAA
- a CDS encoding transposase, translated as MNKSYLKQLLTYINKVYDIGEKIKTLKDKKVKSPVKISTITFVVLFGFMLQIRSFNRLEHWLKKGKFKKVLPKKTKMLRIDAVRRSLSEFDLDGLKEMHKHIIKTTVKNKVFRSGTIDGLKVVAIDGVELFESTKKCCDKCLSRVCKDGLTHYFHRSVVCSTVGSDPHIILGQEMLEPKKDSSDKDEGELTGGKRLIKKLYKEHHHFTDIIVADALYCKSTWIKEVLSIGMDAVVRVKEERLNIVKDALALFKCRQANKEWIVNKGSKSYIKIQAWDEDNFEMADSEIKVRFIKFVEEIYNGDKSEIKETWIITTDKFTSAETLWKIIHKRWDIENNTFHQLKTEWHLDHCFLHSPTGVETVLMFIIIAFNLMQLYFFKCIRNFRKKHMLQVDIIEDIRDERLTIEDNWDNPLFVKT; from the coding sequence ATGAACAAAAGTTATTTAAAACAATTACTCACTTATATTAATAAAGTATATGATATTGGCGAAAAAATCAAGACCTTAAAAGATAAAAAAGTAAAATCACCAGTAAAAATTTCAACAATTACCTTTGTGGTGTTATTTGGATTTATGCTTCAGATAAGAAGTTTCAATAGATTAGAACATTGGCTTAAAAAAGGTAAATTTAAAAAAGTATTACCTAAAAAAACTAAAATGCTACGCATTGATGCCGTTAGGCGTTCTTTAAGTGAGTTTGATTTAGATGGATTAAAAGAAATGCATAAACATATAATAAAAACTACTGTAAAAAATAAAGTGTTTAGAAGTGGCACTATAGATGGTTTAAAAGTAGTCGCTATAGATGGTGTAGAACTATTTGAGAGTACCAAAAAATGTTGTGACAAATGTCTTTCTAGAGTTTGTAAAGATGGACTTACTCATTATTTTCACAGATCAGTGGTATGTTCAACCGTAGGTTCAGATCCACATATTATTTTAGGACAAGAAATGCTTGAACCTAAAAAAGATAGTTCAGATAAAGATGAAGGTGAACTCACAGGTGGTAAGCGTCTAATTAAAAAGTTATATAAAGAGCATCATCATTTTACAGATATTATAGTAGCTGACGCTTTATATTGTAAATCTACTTGGATTAAAGAAGTACTTTCCATAGGGATGGATGCAGTAGTAAGGGTTAAAGAGGAACGACTTAATATTGTAAAGGATGCATTAGCCTTATTTAAATGCCGTCAGGCAAATAAAGAATGGATAGTTAATAAGGGAAGTAAAAGCTATATAAAGATACAAGCTTGGGATGAAGATAATTTTGAAATGGCTGATTCAGAAATAAAAGTAAGGTTTATAAAATTTGTAGAAGAAATTTATAACGGAGATAAATCGGAAATTAAAGAAACCTGGATTATAACAACAGATAAATTTACGTCAGCAGAAACTTTATGGAAAATAATACATAAGAGATGGGATATTGAAAACAATACTTTTCATCAATTAAAAACAGAATGGCATTTAGACCATTGTTTTCTTCATAGCCCTACGGGCGTAGAAACTGTATTAATGTTTATAATAATAGCATTCAATTTAATGCAATTATACTTTTTTAAATGCATACGAAATTTTAGAAAGAAGCATATGCTTCAAGTAGACATAATTGAAGATATAAGAGATGAAAGGCTTACTATAGAAGATAATTGGGATAATCCACTGTTTGTAAAAACCTAA
- the ltrA gene encoding group II intron reverse transcriptase/maturase, with protein MKNTKKCDESRQLHIEGYLQKDRVELEEYVGAPSISLTLDKKQNAEIKYVSGLLEKIIDRNNLNQAFKRVKANKGSHGIDGMEVDGLLQYLKENVDSLRQSILEGSYKPNPVRRVEIPKQDGKKRPLGIPTAVDRVIQQAIAQVLSPIFEEKFSENSYGFRPSRSAHQAILKCKEYMDNGYKWAVDIDLEKYFDTVNHDKLIGLVYKEIKDIRVISLIRKYLQAGVMINGVINSTEKGVPQGGNLSPLLSNIMLNELDKELEKRELNFCRYADDCNIYVKSRKAAIRVMENITRFIEEDLKLKVNKEKSKVDRPWKLKYLGFSFYNKKGEMGIRVHNKSIEKLKATLKKITSRSNAMSMEYRAIKLRQMMTGWINYFKLADLKSTLRELDGWLRRRLRLCYWKQWKKIKTKHDNLVKLGVNNFKAWEYANTRKGYWRISNSPVLDTTLSNNYLKEQGFITLTESYLRFR; from the coding sequence TTGAAAAACACAAAGAAATGTGATGAAAGCAGACAACTTCATATAGAAGGTTACTTACAGAAAGATAGAGTGGAACTCGAAGAATATGTAGGAGCGCCTAGCATTTCATTGACGTTAGATAAGAAACAGAACGCTGAAATTAAATATGTAAGTGGATTGCTTGAGAAGATTATAGATAGAAACAATCTAAATCAAGCCTTTAAAAGGGTTAAAGCTAATAAAGGAAGTCATGGAATTGATGGTATGGAAGTAGATGGACTTCTACAATATCTAAAAGAAAATGTCGATAGCCTTAGGCAATCTATATTGGAAGGGAGTTATAAACCCAACCCAGTTAGACGTGTAGAAATACCAAAACAAGATGGTAAGAAACGTCCACTAGGAATTCCTACGGCAGTTGACCGAGTGATACAACAAGCAATCGCTCAAGTTTTAAGCCCAATATTTGAAGAGAAATTTTCAGAGAATAGTTATGGATTTAGACCTAGTAGAAGTGCTCATCAAGCAATCTTAAAATGCAAAGAGTACATGGATAATGGATATAAATGGGCTGTAGATATAGATTTAGAAAAATATTTTGATACAGTAAACCATGATAAATTAATAGGCTTAGTCTATAAAGAAATTAAGGATATTAGAGTGATATCTTTAATAAGAAAATATCTACAAGCAGGTGTGATGATAAATGGAGTAATAAACTCTACTGAAAAAGGTGTGCCTCAAGGTGGAAATTTATCACCATTACTTAGCAATATCATGTTAAATGAACTTGATAAAGAGCTAGAAAAACGAGAATTGAATTTTTGTAGATATGCTGATGATTGTAATATATATGTAAAATCAAGAAAAGCAGCAATAAGAGTAATGGAAAACATAACTAGGTTCATAGAAGAAGACTTAAAACTTAAAGTAAACAAAGAGAAAAGCAAGGTCGATAGACCATGGAAATTAAAGTATTTAGGATTCTCATTTTATAACAAGAAAGGTGAAATGGGAATAAGAGTACATAATAAATCAATAGAGAAATTAAAAGCTACGCTTAAGAAGATTACTAGTAGAAGTAATGCGATGAGCATGGAATATCGTGCAATAAAATTACGACAAATGATGACAGGTTGGATTAACTACTTTAAGTTAGCAGATTTAAAAAGTACTCTAAGAGAATTGGATGGTTGGCTAAGAAGAAGGCTACGCCTATGTTATTGGAAACAATGGAAGAAAATCAAAACTAAACATGACAATTTAGTCAAATTAGGGGTGAATAACTTTAAAGCATGGGAATATGCAAATA